One Acidimicrobiia bacterium genomic window, ACGCACGTGGCACTTCGACCTGTCCGGCGGGTTCACCACCGGCCACGGCGGGCTCCGCCGCTCCGACGTGCTCTGGAACGCCCTCGGCCGTGCCGCCGTGATGGGCCTCGCCGACGGTGGCACCGCTCCCCTGATCCTGCTCACGACCGACCTGCCCGTGCCCGCCAGCGCGGGAGGAGCCGCGTTGCGCAAGGCGCGCGGCGAGCTCATCGTCGATGCCGTGGAGCTGCTCTCTCCGGCCGGACGTGGCCGCCTCGCCGAGTACGCCACGGGTGCGAGCGACGGTCGCCCGGTCGGGGAGCTCCTCGATCCGTCGCGCCCCACCGGCGTGTCGTAGGGAACTCGTGCCGGCCGAGCGCACCGAGATCACCGAGGTCGTCACCGGTCTGGCCACCCTCGGCTCCGCCACGCTCGACGAGGCGCTCACATCGCAGCCGGCCCAACTGGTCAACGTCGGCAGCGACGTGTGGTCCCGGCTCACCGGGCTCCGCGCGGCGGGGGAGTACGCCGCCGAGTTCCAGGCGGCATGGGCCAACGGCCGGGCGCTGCTCACCAGTCCCGACGCCCTGGCGGGGCGTCACCCGCGCATCGTCGAGTGGAAGGGCAACCAGCGTGTCCCGGGGGAGGATCCCGTGCCCGCCGACCTGCGCATCGACCACGTCTACCTCGTGAGCTGCAAGTACCTCTCGAAGATCCTCGTGAACGCCTCGCCCGTGTCGCTCTTCGACCACGCGCTGCGGCGGGCTCCCGAGGCGACGTCGCCCGACTGGTACCTCACAGCGGCCGCCGACGCCTACCAGGAGCTCTACGACACGGTGCGCCGTGAGCTCCCCGGCGACCTCGGGCTTCCCCCCTTCGTGGCCGATCTGTCGCGCGAGCACCGGGCAACGTTGCGGGAGCACCTCCGGGGCGACTGGTCGTCCTCCACGGCGCTCGTGGCGCGCAAGTTCGCCGCCGAGGTGGCTCGCGTATCGGCCGCACGGTGGCGGGAGCAACTGGCACGCAAGCGCGATCGCGAGCAGATGCTGTGGAGGCTGCTGCGGATCGCCAACGCGCCCTACTTCGTGCTCGGCGCGTCGGCGGGGCGCACGCTGCGGCTGCGCATCGCAACGCCGTGGGACTGGAAGCAGCGCTACGACCTCCGCAGCTTCGAGGTGTGGGGCGACGAAGCGGGCCAGCCCACGGTCCGGTGGCAGGCGTCGATACGCGACAACGAGACCGACAGCGATGTCCCCGTCGACGGCCACGTCGAGGTGCGGTGGTCGCACGGCCGCTTCGCGAAGCCCCCCGAGGCCAAGGTCTATCTCGACACGCTGCACCACCGGGTTCCGGGCTACTTCACACTCCCCGGTGGGGAGCCCCTGTGACGCCGCGACCCGACACCCGCTCCGAGACCGCGGTGCTGCGCCTGTCGTGTGCCGACCAGCCCGGCCTCGTGGCGTCGGTCGCTGAGTTCATCGCCGACAACGGCGGCAACATCGTCCACGCCGAGCAGCACACCGACTTCGAGGAGAACGTGTTCTTCCAGCGGGTGGAGTTCGAGCTCGATGGCTTCGCCCTGGCCCGTGACGAGATCGCTCCTGCGTTCTCCGGCATCGCGAAACGCTTCGGCATGCAGGCCGAGGTCGACTTCTCCGACCCGGCCCCGCGGGTTGCGATCCTGGCGTCACGCGAACCGCACTGTCTGCACGACCTCCTGGCACGGTGGGGGACGGGCGAGTTGAACGCCGACATCCCGCTCGTGGTCTCCAACCATCCCGACCACGCGGAGCTCGCGGCCTACTTCGGTGTGGCGTACCACCACCTGCCGGTCGAGCCGGCCACGAAGGCCGACCAGGAGGCGCAGGTCCGGGCGCTGCTCGCGCAACAGGATGTCGACCTCGTCGTGCTCGCCCGCTACATGCAGATCCTGAGCGGCGAGTTCGTCAGCGAGTGGCAGGACCGCATCATCAACATCCACCACTCCTTCCTGCCGGCCTTCGCCGGTGGCCGGCCCTACCACCAGGCGCACGAACGCGGCGTGAAGGTCATCGGGGCCACGGCGCACTACGCGACCGAAGACCTCGACGAAGGGCCGATCATCGCCCAGGGCGTCATCCCGGTGAGCCACCGCGACGCCGTTTCCGACCTGGTGCGCAAAGGACGTGACATCGAGAAGACCGTGCTCGCGAAGGCGGTGAGCCTCCACCTCGACCACCGCGTCCTCGTGCACGGCCGCCGCACCGTCGTCTTCGACTAGAACCGTTCACGGCCGGATCCTTTGCGCGGGAAGGGCCTCCGGTGGTGTGTGTATACTGTGTGTATGGCACGCGTGAACGTCTACCTGCCCGACGACCTCGCCGCCGAGGCGCGCACGGCCGACCTCAACGTGTCGAAGCTCACCCAGGAGGCGGTGCGTGCCGCCCTCGCCGGTGCGCGTACCAACGCCTGGCTCGACGAGGTCCGGTCGCGCCCACCGACGGGCGTGACCGCCGCCGCGGTCGATGAGGCGATCAGAGCCGCCAAGGACGAGTTGGAGGGTCTTGACTGATTCCGCCGTCGTCGACGCGTCGGCCATGGTCGATGTGCTGATCGACAACGAGCGCGCGGCGGCCGTGCACGATCGGCTCAGCTCCCTCGAGCTCCACTCCCCGGCGCACTTCGACTCCGAGGTTCTCTCGGCTTTCGGTCGTCTGCACCGCGCCGGGGAGATCTCGGCGCCAGACGTCTCCGAGAACCTGGACTACCTCGCAGCGGCGCCCATCGAGCGCCATTCGCTGCCACTCCTGCTCACGGACGTCTGGCGACGCCGAGAGAGCCTTCGCCTCGTGGATGCGCTCTATGTTGCGCTCGCAGAGCGGCTCTCGGCTGTCCTCGTCACCACCGATGCGGCACTCGCCCGTGCCTACGACGGAGCCGAGTTTCCCCAACCGTGACGTGACGACGTCCGGTACCGTCCGTTCGGTCGAGGGGGGTGGGATGCGCGTAGGGGTACGGACAGCGGGGATGGCCTTCGTGGTCGCGACGCTCGTGGCCGCTGGATGCACCGGTGACGGCGACGACGGCAGCTCCGGCGATTCCGAGGTGTCCGACGCGCCACCGGTCGAGGTGGAGGTGACGCCGGCCGGGCTGGTCGTGACGTCCGACGGCGACACGCTCGTGGACCCGGCAGACGGAAACGGTCGGGAGGCGCCCGTGTCGTGGCGCGACGCCCCCTACGAGGTCGTCTCGAAGCAAGGCGACGCCTATCTCGGCCACGAGCTGCTCTCGACCCCCGACGACAGCGAGATCCCGTGGACGCCCGTCACCCCGGCCCCCGCCGACTCGAAGGCCGCCTCCGGCGACACCGCGCCGACCACGGTGGAGGACGTCGGCGACGGCGTCGCCCGCGTCACGGTCGAGGCGCCCGACGAGGCCACGCAGCTCTCCCTGTCGTTCGCGTGCGCCGACGACGAGCGCTTCTACGGGTTCGGCTCGCAGACGTGGGCCACCCAGCACCGCGGCGAGACCGTTCCCATCTGGGTCGTCGAGCAGGGCCTCGGCAAGATCACGCCCGAGACGCCCCTGCCCGCCCCGTCGGTGATGGGAGAGCCCTACGACTCCTACATCCCGATCCCGTACTTCTTCTCCTCGGAGGGCTACGGCATCTCGCTCGACACCACGAACTACTCCACCTTCGAGATGTGCACCGAGGAGCATCCCGACTCCTGGCGGGTCGAGGTCTGGGACGACGAGCTGTCGTTCTTCGTGTTCACCGGGCCCGAGCCGGTCGATCTCGTCGAGCGCTACACGTCGATCGCGGGCCGACCCGCGACGGTGCCCGCCGACTGGTTCTTCGCGCCGATGAACGACGCCGTGCGCGGACAGGAGAACGTGTTGCGCGTGGCGCAGAAGATCCGCGACAACGACATTCCGTCGTCGGTCATGTGGACCGAGGACTGGATCGGCATCGGCTCGCAGGTCACCGGGTTCCGCCTGAGCCACGACTGGGACGTGAGCGAGACCGAGTACCCCGACCTGGCGGCGATGACCGGTGAGCTGCACGAGGAGGGCTTCCGGTTCCTCGGCTACTTCAGCCCGTTCATCCCGCACGAGGACACGACGCCGGGGGGCCCGAGCGTCGATTCCGACGGGAACCCGATCGTGCTCCAGCCCCACAACCAGGAGAAGTGGAACGAGGCTCTCGCCGGCGACTACTTCTTCCACGACCCCGAGGGTGAGCCGTACCTGATGCTCACACCCCCGTTCGTGAATCCCGGCGGGGCGGGCCTCGACCTGACCGACGACGAGGCCGTGGAGTGGTACAAGGGGTGGCTCGCCGACGCCGAGGAGCTGGGCGTCGACGGCTCCATGACCGACTTCGGTGAATGGGTCCCCTTCGACGCCGTCTTCGACGACGGCCGCACCGGCGCCGAGGTGCACAACGAGTACCCACTCCTCTGGCAGGAGGCGAATCGTGAGTTCTGGGACGACGCACGTCCCGACGGCGACTACCTCTTCTACGTGCGCTCGGGCTACACGGGCTCACAGCAGCACGCACCCGCCTTCTGGGGTGGCGACCAGAACACGACCTTCGACCGCCTCGACGGCCTCGGCAGTGTCGTCACGATGGGCACGAACCTCGGCCTGTCGGGCGTGTCGTTCTTCGGGTCCGACATCGCCGGGTACTCGGCCTTCGAGATCGAGGGTGTGTCGAACGTCCCCACCACCAAGGAGCTGTTCCTGCGGTGGGCCGCCCTCGGTGCCTACACGCCCATGATGCGCACGCACCACGGCAGCGCCTACGGCGAGAACTGGAGTTTCGAGGGCGCCCCCGACCCCGACAACCCGGTGGAGCCGATCGAGGATCCCGAGACGCTCCAGGCGTGGAAGGAGCTCGCCTCCACCCACATCGCCCTCTACCCGTACCAGAAGGCGTACGCGGAGGAGTCGGTGGAGCGGGGCCTGCCGATCATGCGCCACCTGCTGTTGCGCTATCCCGACGACCCGAACGTGCAGCGCGGCATCCCCGAGGGAGCGGAGTGGGACACCTTCGCCGAGGCGGGTCGCCCGACCGACGAGATGTTCGAGTACCTGCTCGGCGACAACCTCCTCGTGGCCCCGATCGTCGACGCGGGGGCGACGAGCCGGCCGGTCTACCTCCCCGAGGGCGACTGGTACGACATCACCACCGGGGAGAGGTTCGAGGGCCCCACGACCGTCATTGCCGAGGCGGCACCGGGAGAGATCCCCGTCTTCTCACCGGCGGGTGCGATCGTGCCCCGGCTCCCCGACGGTGTCGAGACGCTCGTTCCCACCGAGGACCCCGACGTCGTCGACCAGACCGACGTGGAGGATCGCCTCGTCGTCGACGTCTTCCTCGGTGCTGACGGCACCTTCGAGCTGGCCGACGGGACCCGCTTCGAGCTCTCCGGGGACCACGACATCGCCGGCGACCTCACGGTGTCGATCGACGGTGACAGCATCCGTGGCACCGACGACGACGCTGCGCACGTCATCGAGACGGGCGAGCTCGGCAGCGCCGACCTCACGATCACGGGGTCCGACGGCGGTGAGGCGACCCTGTCGATCGACGGCGCACCGCTCGAGCGCACCTACACGATGCGTGTGTTCGTGTAGCCGGCGGTCACGGGGTCGTGGCAGCGGGGCACCGGTAGGCTCGGCGGCGATGGAGCACCGCACGTGAGGATCGCCCGGGTGCGCCACGGCGACGCCGTGCACCTGGCCCGCGGCGAGGGTGACGGCTGGGTGCTGCTCCGCCGGGAGTCGGATCATCCGGGCGCCGACGCGTTGCGCGAGGCGCTTGCAGCCGGCGACGACCTCGGCGCCGGAGGCGACGCGACGGTGGGTGAGCGCGACGTCACGCTGCTCGCCCCCGTCATCCGGCCCTCCAAGCTCGTCGCGGTCGGACTCAACTACGCCGACCACGCCGCCGAGACCGGCGGGGAGGTCCCCGACAAGCCGCTGCTCTTCGCCAAGACTCCCAACACGATCCGGGGCCCGGGCGACCCGATCCACTGGTCGAGGCACCAGTCGTCGAGCGTCGACTACGAGGCGGAGCTCGCCATCGTGATCGGCAACCGCGTGTCGGGCGACAGGATCGACCGTGGCGGCGCCGACGACGGCGTCTCCGATCCGCTCGACGCCGTCTTCGGCTACACGTGTGCCAATGACGTGTCGGCGCGCGATGCACAGTTCGGCGACGGCCAGTGGACCCGTGGCAAGTCGTTCGACTCGTTCTGCCCGCTCGGGCCGTGGATCGTCACCGCCGACGAGATCCCCGACCCCCAGCGCCTGGCGATCACCTGCGACGTGAGCGGCGAGCGTCTCCAGGACAGCTCGACGGCCGAGATGGTCTTCGGCTGCCGGGAGCTCGTCGGCTACGTGGCACGCAATCTCACGCTCGAGCCCGGCGACATCATCGCCACCGGCACGCCGGCGGGTGTCGGGTTCTCGCGTGACACCCCCCGGCTGTTGCGCAACGGCGACGACGTCACGGTCACCATCGAGGGCATCGGCTCGCTCACCAACCACTGCGTCGTCGACTGATCGGGACGACTCCTCGTTGTGTGGCATCGCTTCACGATGTGGGGTAGACCGGTCGGCGATGGGAGTGCACGTGCTGGCGGTGTACCGACCCAGGAGCGGCAGGCAGGCCGATCTGGAGGCCGAGACGGCGCGCCACGTTCCCCTCCTGCGGAGCCTCGGATTCGCGACCGACGCTCCGGCCCGGGCGCTGAGGGCTCCCGACGGCACCATCGTCGAGAGCTTCGAGTGGGAGAGCCCCGCCGCGATCCAGCAGGCGCACGAGCACCCCGACGTCCTCGCCATGTGGGCACGCCACGAGGAGTGCTCCACGTACGGAACGCTCGCCGACCTTCCGAACGCCGATGCGATGTTCGCCGAGTTCGAGCTCCTCGGCACGTACTGAACCACTCGGGTTGTCACGGTCGGCTGTCATGTTCGAGCTGCCGGCATACCATCGGCTGCGTCGCTGTGCCGGTCGCTCCATCGTCGTGGTTGTCGTGCTCCTACTGGCGATCGTTGCGGCGTGTGACAGCTCGGTCGACGGCGAGACGGATGACGCCTCCGGGACGACCCCGGACGAGACGCCGGAGGAGGCCTGTGCCGACGGTGAGTGCCGTCTCTGGCAGGCGGGCGAGATCGCCGGCATCGGCGTCGGGTTCCACATCCCGGCCGACTCGG contains:
- a CDS encoding type II toxin-antitoxin system VapC family toxin; its protein translation is MTDSAVVDASAMVDVLIDNERAAAVHDRLSSLELHSPAHFDSEVLSAFGRLHRAGEISAPDVSENLDYLAAAPIERHSLPLLLTDVWRRRESLRLVDALYVALAERLSAVLVTTDAALARAYDGAEFPQP
- a CDS encoding fumarylacetoacetate hydrolase family protein, coding for MRIARVRHGDAVHLARGEGDGWVLLRRESDHPGADALREALAAGDDLGAGGDATVGERDVTLLAPVIRPSKLVAVGLNYADHAAETGGEVPDKPLLFAKTPNTIRGPGDPIHWSRHQSSSVDYEAELAIVIGNRVSGDRIDRGGADDGVSDPLDAVFGYTCANDVSARDAQFGDGQWTRGKSFDSFCPLGPWIVTADEIPDPQRLAITCDVSGERLQDSSTAEMVFGCRELVGYVARNLTLEPGDIIATGTPAGVGFSRDTPRLLRNGDDVTVTIEGIGSLTNHCVVD
- a CDS encoding glycoside hydrolase family 31 protein produces the protein MAFVVATLVAAGCTGDGDDGSSGDSEVSDAPPVEVEVTPAGLVVTSDGDTLVDPADGNGREAPVSWRDAPYEVVSKQGDAYLGHELLSTPDDSEIPWTPVTPAPADSKAASGDTAPTTVEDVGDGVARVTVEAPDEATQLSLSFACADDERFYGFGSQTWATQHRGETVPIWVVEQGLGKITPETPLPAPSVMGEPYDSYIPIPYFFSSEGYGISLDTTNYSTFEMCTEEHPDSWRVEVWDDELSFFVFTGPEPVDLVERYTSIAGRPATVPADWFFAPMNDAVRGQENVLRVAQKIRDNDIPSSVMWTEDWIGIGSQVTGFRLSHDWDVSETEYPDLAAMTGELHEEGFRFLGYFSPFIPHEDTTPGGPSVDSDGNPIVLQPHNQEKWNEALAGDYFFHDPEGEPYLMLTPPFVNPGGAGLDLTDDEAVEWYKGWLADAEELGVDGSMTDFGEWVPFDAVFDDGRTGAEVHNEYPLLWQEANREFWDDARPDGDYLFYVRSGYTGSQQHAPAFWGGDQNTTFDRLDGLGSVVTMGTNLGLSGVSFFGSDIAGYSAFEIEGVSNVPTTKELFLRWAALGAYTPMMRTHHGSAYGENWSFEGAPDPDNPVEPIEDPETLQAWKELASTHIALYPYQKAYAEESVERGLPIMRHLLLRYPDDPNVQRGIPEGAEWDTFAEAGRPTDEMFEYLLGDNLLVAPIVDAGATSRPVYLPEGDWYDITTGERFEGPTTVIAEAAPGEIPVFSPAGAIVPRLPDGVETLVPTEDPDVVDQTDVEDRLVVDVFLGADGTFELADGTRFELSGDHDIAGDLTVSIDGDSIRGTDDDAAHVIETGELGSADLTITGSDGGEATLSIDGAPLERTYTMRVFV
- a CDS encoding type II toxin-antitoxin system CcdA family antitoxin, with amino-acid sequence MARVNVYLPDDLAAEARTADLNVSKLTQEAVRAALAGARTNAWLDEVRSRPPTGVTAAAVDEAIRAAKDELEGLD
- the purU gene encoding formyltetrahydrofolate deformylase, with amino-acid sequence MTPRPDTRSETAVLRLSCADQPGLVASVAEFIADNGGNIVHAEQHTDFEENVFFQRVEFELDGFALARDEIAPAFSGIAKRFGMQAEVDFSDPAPRVAILASREPHCLHDLLARWGTGELNADIPLVVSNHPDHAELAAYFGVAYHHLPVEPATKADQEAQVRALLAQQDVDLVVLARYMQILSGEFVSEWQDRIINIHHSFLPAFAGGRPYHQAHERGVKVIGATAHYATEDLDEGPIIAQGVIPVSHRDAVSDLVRKGRDIEKTVLAKAVSLHLDHRVLVHGRRTVVFD